A single genomic interval of Aegicerativicinus sediminis harbors:
- the lysS gene encoding lysine--tRNA ligase translates to MQLSEQEIVRRDKLKRLKELGINPYPADLFKITDHSKGIKANYEEGKSVTIAGRLMSRRIQGNASFAELQDSEGRIQVYFNRDEICPTEDKSKYNEVYKKLLDIGDFIGINGTLFTTKVGEKTVMVKDFTLLSKALRPLPLPKVDAEGNIHDKFDDPELRYRQRYADLVVNPQVKEVFIKRTKLFNAMRDFFNDAGYFEVETPVLQPIPGGAAARPFVTHHNTLDIPLYMRIANELYLKRLIVGGFDGVYEFSKNFRNEGMDRTHNPEFTAMEIYVAYKDYNWMMDFCEQLLEHCAIAVNGTTKATFGKHEIDFKAPYKRVTMADAIKEHTGFGINGKSEDEIREAAEKMGVEVDDTMGKGKLIDEIFGEKCEPHYIQPTFITDYPKEMSPLCKEHRTNPELTERFELMVCGKEIANAYSELNDPIDQRERFEHQLKLAEKGDDEATQFIDYDFLRALEYGMPPTSGMGIGMDRLVMFLTNNQSIQEVLFFPQMKPERKMPAMTDEEKEVFSILKEQSPIELDTLKTASGLSNKKWDKTIKGLTKHGLAKVSKTDDILLVELA, encoded by the coding sequence ATGCAGCTTTCAGAACAGGAGATTGTAAGAAGAGACAAATTAAAGCGATTAAAGGAATTGGGTATCAATCCATATCCTGCAGATTTATTTAAGATAACGGATCATTCTAAAGGCATTAAGGCCAATTATGAAGAAGGTAAATCGGTAACCATTGCCGGAAGATTAATGTCTAGAAGGATCCAAGGTAATGCAAGTTTTGCTGAGCTTCAAGATTCAGAGGGAAGAATACAAGTGTATTTTAACCGAGATGAAATTTGTCCGACAGAAGACAAGAGCAAGTATAACGAAGTATATAAAAAGCTTTTAGATATCGGTGATTTCATTGGTATAAATGGAACTCTTTTCACCACCAAGGTTGGTGAAAAAACTGTTATGGTAAAAGACTTTACATTGCTTAGTAAAGCACTACGCCCCCTGCCACTCCCTAAAGTGGACGCTGAGGGTAACATCCATGATAAATTTGATGATCCAGAATTGAGATACCGCCAACGCTATGCTGATTTGGTAGTAAACCCGCAGGTGAAAGAGGTATTTATAAAGCGTACAAAGCTCTTTAATGCTATGCGTGACTTCTTTAATGACGCTGGATATTTTGAAGTTGAGACACCTGTCCTGCAACCAATCCCTGGTGGTGCGGCAGCACGACCTTTTGTAACACACCATAATACCCTAGACATACCATTATACATGCGTATTGCCAACGAGCTTTATCTTAAAAGACTTATTGTTGGTGGCTTTGATGGGGTTTATGAGTTCTCTAAAAATTTCCGTAACGAAGGTATGGACCGCACACATAATCCAGAATTTACCGCAATGGAAATTTATGTGGCGTATAAGGATTACAATTGGATGATGGATTTCTGTGAGCAATTGTTGGAACATTGTGCAATAGCCGTCAATGGAACCACAAAAGCAACGTTTGGAAAACATGAAATTGACTTTAAGGCTCCGTATAAAAGAGTTACCATGGCAGATGCCATAAAGGAACATACTGGTTTTGGTATCAATGGGAAATCTGAAGATGAGATACGAGAGGCGGCCGAAAAAATGGGTGTTGAGGTTGACGATACCATGGGTAAAGGCAAATTGATAGACGAAATATTTGGTGAAAAGTGTGAACCGCACTATATACAGCCTACCTTCATTACCGATTACCCAAAAGAAATGAGTCCATTATGTAAGGAACACAGAACAAATCCTGAATTAACGGAGCGTTTTGAATTGATGGTATGTGGAAAGGAAATCGCTAACGCATATTCAGAATTGAACGACCCGATTGACCAAAGGGAACGTTTTGAACATCAATTAAAATTGGCGGAGAAAGGTGATGATGAGGCCACTCAATTTATAGATTACGATTTCTTAAGGGCCCTGGAATATGGGATGCCTCCAACATCAGGAATGGGAATTGGAATGGATAGATTGGTAATGTTTTTAACTAATAACCAAAGTATACAAGAGGTATTATTCTTCCCCCAAATGAAACCAGAGCGCAAAATGCCTGCCATGACGGATGAAGAGAAAGAAGTTTTCTCCATACTGAAAGAACAATCCCCAATAGAACTTGATACATTAAAAACGGCTTCAGGCTTGTCGAATAAAAAGTGGGATAAAACCATTAAAGGACTTACAAAACATGGCTTGGCGAAGGTGAGCAAGACGGATGATATCCTGCTCGTTGAACTAGCATAA
- a CDS encoding TfoX/Sxy family protein codes for MAYSEYLAERIENSLKKEVEYETKKMMGGLVFMVFGHMCLGISRDKNTDEDRLMIRCGKEHYDQLLKLPGARIMDFTGKPMKGFLHIYPDGFDHNRDLEFWITQALSFNKTLRQP; via the coding sequence ATGGCATATTCTGAATACTTAGCTGAACGAATTGAAAACTCCTTGAAAAAAGAGGTTGAATACGAAACCAAAAAAATGATGGGTGGCTTAGTTTTTATGGTTTTTGGACACATGTGTTTGGGAATAAGTAGAGATAAGAATACGGATGAAGATCGATTAATGATAAGGTGCGGTAAAGAACATTATGATCAGTTATTAAAATTACCAGGCGCACGTATCATGGATTTCACGGGTAAACCAATGAAAGGGTTTCTTCATATTTACCCAGATGGATTTGACCATAACAGGGATTTAGAATTTTGGATTACTCAAGCCTTATCTTTCAACAAAACCCTTAGGCAACCATAA
- a CDS encoding DUF3352 domain-containing protein gives MQKSWLAILALTIFLSCQETENNDNQLIDYLPTDATFILTSSNVDSLSTLIARNALISTEKDSTLFSTLRTLSNTIKPDSIWGKMYLAISKNEPNGQFFTLVYNTDSLIFQTETLKSFSSETIRTSKHTIDQLQLDSTAIYHYKNSSNNVFTNDKKWLDESIAKFPFNNRKYRDQINTTSSDNSIILKNLKLNSNALKTNENDTLPLRLADELILELSISENSVYLNGIAVSDSLSNSIQNLNNHTKPRENKFAQIAPYDITFAQSFAFNDYEHFQMVKPKMEIDSFSSQTNELPNIVEFAVLKKSESTTYALHSLDIDATADAIGLAFPSENYRDIDLYQTPREFNAVLKNNKYVQLDSISYCTKLGDFILVSNHGETLKDYISNFQNETSLANSENFQEIMEHLSDESSLFLYFKGKELGTFLIDDVDYQFSLKENQSSAIQFINENNFSHVHAVFGNAPKSFSRPQVKEIWQKNLDAPLLTEPQFLKNHRNGGMDIAVQDMENNLYLISSTGTVYWKKQIDGRILGTIKQIDVFKNGRLQMAFATPKTLYVLDRTGRNVSGFPVNLQHPVTQPLSVFDYDNNKNYRLMLTQGKFISLFDKKGKLVRGFNYKVADEINTAPQHFRIGRKDYIVFHQGNTLELLTRRGEKRIPVKSSYNFSNNPVLNYEDNFAFTTKEGALVQVDQKGGISSANLSLAEDHYVTSTNRTLVTLSDNILKIKDNEVELPFGRYTAPIIFYINNKIYVTTTDLQTSKVYLFDSQGKTISDFPVYGSSSADLQNIDKDSALEIVVKGGENSILLYELN, from the coding sequence ATGCAAAAATCTTGGTTGGCTATTCTTGCCCTAACCATTTTCTTAAGTTGTCAAGAAACTGAAAATAATGATAATCAGTTAATTGATTATCTACCGACAGATGCAACATTTATTTTAACCTCTTCAAACGTAGATTCTTTATCTACCTTGATTGCGAGAAACGCCTTGATCAGCACCGAAAAGGATTCTACATTATTCTCAACGCTACGCACCTTATCCAATACGATTAAACCAGATTCCATTTGGGGTAAAATGTACCTTGCCATTTCTAAAAATGAACCTAATGGACAATTCTTTACTTTAGTTTACAATACCGATTCCTTAATATTTCAAACAGAGACTTTAAAAAGCTTCTCCTCTGAAACGATTAGAACTTCTAAACATACCATAGACCAATTACAGTTAGACTCTACGGCAATCTACCATTATAAAAATTCATCAAATAATGTATTCACAAATGATAAGAAATGGCTGGATGAATCTATAGCTAAATTTCCTTTTAACAATAGAAAATATAGGGATCAGATTAACACAACCTCAAGCGACAATTCTATAATACTAAAAAATTTGAAGCTCAATTCAAATGCCTTAAAGACAAATGAAAATGATACTTTGCCTTTAAGATTGGCAGATGAATTAATATTGGAGCTTTCCATTAGTGAAAATTCGGTTTATTTGAATGGTATTGCCGTTAGCGACAGCTTATCTAATTCAATACAGAACCTGAATAACCATACAAAACCAAGAGAAAATAAATTTGCTCAAATTGCTCCTTATGATATTACGTTTGCACAGAGTTTTGCATTCAATGACTACGAGCATTTCCAAATGGTTAAGCCAAAAATGGAAATAGACTCATTTTCGTCCCAGACAAATGAATTACCCAATATTGTTGAGTTCGCGGTACTCAAGAAATCCGAATCCACAACTTATGCGCTTCATTCACTCGATATCGATGCAACAGCGGATGCGATAGGTTTAGCTTTCCCAAGTGAAAATTATAGGGATATTGACCTTTACCAAACACCTAGAGAATTTAATGCCGTGCTAAAGAATAACAAATATGTGCAATTAGACAGCATTTCTTATTGTACAAAACTTGGAGATTTTATTCTGGTTTCAAACCATGGTGAAACATTAAAGGATTACATTTCGAATTTTCAAAATGAAACTTCATTGGCAAATTCTGAAAATTTCCAAGAAATCATGGAACATTTAAGTGACGAATCTTCCTTATTTTTATATTTCAAGGGTAAGGAACTGGGAACATTTTTAATCGATGATGTAGATTACCAATTTTCCCTTAAGGAAAACCAGAGTTCTGCGATTCAATTTATAAATGAGAATAACTTTTCACATGTTCATGCTGTTTTTGGCAATGCTCCCAAGTCATTCTCTCGACCACAGGTTAAAGAAATCTGGCAGAAAAATCTGGATGCCCCTTTGTTGACTGAACCACAATTTTTGAAAAATCACAGAAATGGGGGTATGGATATTGCAGTTCAGGATATGGAAAACAATTTGTATTTAATTTCCAGTACGGGAACCGTTTATTGGAAAAAGCAGATTGACGGAAGGATATTGGGCACAATTAAACAAATCGATGTATTTAAAAATGGACGATTACAGATGGCATTTGCCACACCAAAAACCCTTTATGTTTTAGACAGAACGGGAAGAAATGTAAGCGGTTTTCCAGTAAATCTGCAACATCCTGTTACCCAACCTCTTTCTGTTTTTGATTATGATAATAACAAGAATTATCGCCTCATGCTTACCCAAGGAAAATTTATTTCATTATTTGACAAAAAGGGCAAGCTAGTTAGGGGATTCAATTACAAGGTTGCGGATGAAATTAATACAGCTCCACAACATTTCAGGATTGGCCGTAAAGATTATATAGTTTTCCATCAGGGCAATACCTTAGAATTGTTAACCAGGCGTGGTGAAAAGCGTATACCTGTTAAAAGCAGCTATAATTTTTCAAACAATCCCGTCCTTAATTATGAAGACAATTTTGCATTTACGACAAAGGAAGGAGCATTAGTACAGGTAGATCAAAAAGGTGGAATTAGCAGCGCTAATTTATCCTTGGCGGAGGACCACTATGTCACCTCTACAAATCGTACTTTAGTTACACTTTCGGATAATATATTGAAAATAAAAGATAATGAGGTTGAGTTACCTTTCGGAAGATATACAGCACCTATTATTTTTTATATCAATAATAAGATTTACGTTACCACCACCGATTTACAAACCAGCAAAGTGTACCTATTTGATAGTCAAGGAAAAACTATTTCAGATTTTCCTGTCTATGGAAGTTCATCGGCCGATCTGCAGAATATCGATAAAGATTCAGCTTTAGAAATAGTGGTTAAAGGTGGTGAGAATTCAATTCTACTTTATGAATTGAATTAA
- a CDS encoding DUF1573 domain-containing protein produces MKSKKSILTSKFLIQSSLLLFLLMTSFSSKAQENVTDKAGELTFKSETIDYGKIAVNSEGGRTFAFKNTGNAPIVISKVKTSCGCTVADYPKEPVMPGATGEIAVKYDTKRIGNFTKTLTVFSNASKPQLNLRISGEILPAEQ; encoded by the coding sequence ATGAAATCCAAAAAATCAATCTTAACTTCTAAATTTCTTATTCAATCCAGTTTACTTCTTTTTTTATTAATGACTTCGTTTTCTTCAAAGGCACAGGAAAATGTAACTGACAAGGCTGGGGAATTAACTTTTAAAAGTGAAACAATAGATTATGGCAAAATTGCGGTTAATTCAGAAGGAGGTAGAACCTTCGCTTTTAAAAATACGGGGAATGCACCAATTGTAATTTCAAAAGTAAAAACATCTTGCGGTTGTACTGTAGCCGATTATCCAAAAGAGCCTGTAATGCCAGGCGCAACTGGAGAAATTGCCGTTAAATATGACACAAAGCGTATAGGTAATTTTACAAAAACACTTACAGTTTTTTCAAATGCTTCTAAACCACAATTAAACCTTAGAATTTCAGGTGAAATACTTCCTGCGGAACAATAA
- a CDS encoding YqaE/Pmp3 family membrane protein: MSIFRVILSIICPPLAVLDKGCGSVLITFLLWLCGWVPGVIAALVIVNNPKR; encoded by the coding sequence ATGAGTATTTTTAGAGTTATACTATCCATAATCTGTCCTCCACTTGCCGTGTTAGACAAAGGCTGTGGATCTGTTTTAATAACCTTTTTACTTTGGCTCTGTGGTTGGGTTCCTGGTGTTATTGCAGCCTTAGTAATTGTTAACAACCCTAAAAGATAA
- a CDS encoding ribonuclease HII: MSLISTFSKFTLECGTDEAGRGCLAGPVTAAAVILPADFSSEILNDSKQLNKNQRNQLKIEIELNALAYAFSHVWPETIDQINILNASILAMHQAIEKLTVKPEFISVDGNRFKTFKNIPHETIVKGDGKYLNIAAASIIAKTERDSYMEKIHEEYPHYNWIQNKGYPTKEHRDALISFGPTPYHRQSFRLKPEQLKLDL; encoded by the coding sequence TTGAGTCTAATTTCAACATTTTCAAAATTCACTTTAGAATGTGGAACCGATGAGGCCGGAAGAGGATGTTTAGCCGGCCCTGTTACAGCCGCGGCGGTAATCTTACCCGCTGATTTTAGCAGTGAAATTCTCAATGATTCAAAACAGTTAAACAAAAACCAGAGAAATCAACTTAAAATAGAAATAGAGCTCAATGCCCTGGCGTATGCATTTTCGCACGTCTGGCCAGAAACCATCGATCAAATCAATATTTTAAACGCATCTATTCTAGCCATGCACCAAGCCATTGAGAAACTTACCGTTAAACCCGAATTTATAAGTGTAGATGGAAATCGTTTCAAAACCTTTAAAAACATCCCCCATGAAACCATAGTAAAAGGTGATGGAAAATACTTGAATATTGCAGCAGCCTCTATAATTGCCAAAACGGAGCGGGATTCATATATGGAAAAAATTCACGAGGAATATCCACACTATAATTGGATACAGAACAAAGGATATCCTACAAAAGAACACCGGGATGCCCTCATATCATTCGGCCCAACGCCTTATCACAGACAATCATTCAGATTGAAGCCTGAACAATTAAAATTAGACCTTTAA
- a CDS encoding response regulator transcription factor — MRFIFFLLLNIMAFANCFGQYLFTGHVDKDKWQGPVFLSYVEDYRMANGIYRDQIIGTAEVDSLGYFEFHGNELENANRIYRIHVDNCSISTSQHFNDVCDENRAILFIANNNDTINFPVSFEDQTFCEVISTNSSTASLMKIDSLKEIMKFEFADFQSEANNKLNNKKWFKNFQVYGEQLKEPLAELYAYQYLTNRSNETYQYYLQDLKSNNYYPSLQQRLNKVYPQSTYLQQFDNELKADEFLISKYHESLPNWVYVIIILLSVSIIMNVYYFSNSKSKSSNDPNLLGQLTPQESKILDLILLEKTNKEIADLQFISVSTVKTHINNIYRKLKINSREEAKQLFG, encoded by the coding sequence ATGAGATTTATTTTCTTTCTCCTCCTTAATATCATGGCTTTTGCCAACTGTTTTGGTCAATACCTTTTTACGGGACATGTAGATAAGGACAAATGGCAAGGCCCCGTCTTTTTGTCTTATGTTGAGGATTATCGAATGGCCAATGGAATTTATCGCGACCAAATCATTGGTACAGCAGAGGTAGACAGTCTGGGGTATTTTGAATTTCACGGAAATGAACTTGAAAATGCCAATCGCATTTATAGAATTCATGTTGATAATTGTAGCATTAGCACTTCACAACATTTTAATGATGTCTGTGATGAGAATAGGGCTATTTTGTTTATTGCCAATAATAATGATACCATCAATTTTCCTGTTTCTTTCGAAGACCAAACATTTTGTGAGGTTATTTCTACCAATTCTTCTACTGCTTCTTTAATGAAAATAGATTCGTTAAAGGAGATAATGAAATTTGAATTTGCTGATTTCCAAAGTGAAGCAAACAATAAATTGAATAATAAAAAGTGGTTTAAAAATTTCCAGGTATATGGTGAGCAATTAAAAGAACCTCTTGCTGAATTATATGCTTACCAATATTTGACCAACCGATCTAACGAAACTTACCAATACTACCTCCAAGATTTAAAGAGCAATAATTACTACCCAAGTTTACAACAAAGATTGAATAAGGTTTATCCGCAATCCACCTACCTTCAACAGTTTGACAATGAACTTAAAGCGGATGAATTTCTTATTTCCAAGTATCACGAATCATTGCCAAACTGGGTTTATGTGATTATTATTTTGTTGTCGGTTTCAATTATTATGAATGTATATTACTTTAGTAATTCTAAATCAAAATCTTCTAACGACCCAAATTTATTGGGTCAGCTTACTCCTCAAGAGTCGAAAATACTTGATTTAATACTCCTTGAAAAAACCAATAAAGAGATTGCGGATTTGCAATTTATATCGGTAAGCACTGTAAAGACGCACATTAACAACATCTACCGCAAACTTAAAATCAATAGCCGAGAGGAAGCCAAGCAACTGTTTGGATAA
- a CDS encoding SusC/RagA family TonB-linked outer membrane protein, translated as MRLKITFLIASLVIFATNFSLAQNKTVSGVVTSEGDGMPLIGVSVVVKGTSRGVQTDFDGNYSISVSTGEVLVFSYVGLVTREITIGASNTYNVSMAEDVASLDEVIVTAYGTSTKEAFTGSASVIGEKDLVIRNVTSPIAAIEGNATGVQFTSANGQPGSSPSIIIRGVGTLNGSTDPLFIVDGMQYEGGLNTINQEDIKSFTILKDASSTALYGSRAANGVVIITTKSGTKGPIRASFSVQTGVVDRAIPTYDEVTPGQYYEMMWEALKNSNAGGGDPAFASANIYNNLGYNPFDVPNDQIVGTDGRLNPNANLIYKSLDWYDVMEQTGLRSNYNVNVSGGGDKHQVFFSASYLDEEGYVVTTGYNRLTARLNAEFEVKEWLTMGGSTNVTIAESQGPTSAGTGSIVNPFGFAKNIGSIYPVYINDLNGNLVLDAAGDPIFDNGEGYPEYNIGSRPISQGRHALQELFLNNETTRNNTYGFRYFADFKILEGLNFRLNYGRDINEGLSKEYENNIIGDAQPTGRYSEVRSRRETRNFNQILTYTKSFNDVHNVDITAGHESFDRRFSSFNGLAIEQTAEGIYEFDNFATPVRLEGSTTNYTLEGFFLRLNYNYNNKYYLTGSVRRDGSSVFSPDSRWGTFYSVGASWRIDQESFMQNVSFIDRLKVRASYGEVGNDQLGDFFLSQPRYSLISNAGNPAIYWSEIGNGALQWETLETWDVALEFALFNNFLEGSVEYYKKNSSDLLYDLPIPLSNGLNSYPANVGDMYNSGWELGLTGHLINKNDFTWDLALQASTFKNEITYLPDPFVNGSKRWDVGRSRFDYYILHTAGVDPATGDQLFLMFELDDDGNSVPVLDANGVQETTNDWEDTERAYTGDSSIPDVLGSVSNRFSYKGLTLDFLITYGIGGKFLDNGYSAMMHSGNYGNSLHPDILNAWRQPGDVTSVPRMQNGTADLVRTQSTRFLTDASFWTLKNVSLGYNFQRGFTEKIGVDLLRLSLTGENLFVKSKRDGLDPQYSLAGTPAGNDFNPSRTISVGLNVSL; from the coding sequence ATGAGATTAAAAATTACTTTTTTAATTGCGTCGCTAGTCATTTTTGCGACGAATTTTTCACTTGCCCAAAACAAAACCGTTTCAGGTGTAGTCACCAGTGAAGGTGATGGAATGCCTTTAATAGGGGTAAGTGTTGTTGTTAAAGGAACGTCTAGAGGCGTTCAAACCGACTTTGATGGAAATTATAGTATTTCTGTAAGTACAGGTGAGGTTTTGGTGTTTTCCTATGTCGGTTTAGTTACCCGGGAAATTACCATTGGCGCTAGCAATACATATAATGTTAGTATGGCCGAGGATGTTGCCTCCTTAGATGAAGTTATTGTAACCGCTTATGGTACTTCTACAAAAGAGGCCTTTACGGGGTCTGCTAGTGTAATTGGAGAAAAGGACTTGGTTATTAGGAACGTAACCTCGCCAATTGCTGCAATTGAAGGTAATGCAACAGGGGTTCAATTTACATCAGCCAATGGACAACCTGGTTCTTCGCCTAGCATTATTATTAGGGGTGTAGGTACTTTAAATGGTAGTACGGATCCACTTTTTATTGTTGATGGTATGCAATATGAAGGGGGTCTTAATACCATTAACCAAGAAGATATTAAATCTTTCACCATTTTAAAAGATGCATCGTCGACTGCTTTGTACGGATCGCGTGCAGCTAATGGGGTTGTAATAATTACTACTAAGAGCGGAACTAAAGGGCCAATTCGTGCATCTTTTTCTGTGCAAACTGGGGTTGTTGACCGAGCTATACCAACTTATGATGAGGTGACACCTGGTCAGTATTACGAAATGATGTGGGAGGCGCTTAAAAATTCCAATGCAGGTGGTGGTGACCCTGCTTTTGCTTCTGCCAATATCTATAACAATTTAGGATATAATCCATTCGATGTTCCAAACGATCAAATCGTGGGAACGGATGGACGACTTAATCCAAACGCAAACTTAATCTACAAGAGTTTAGATTGGTATGATGTAATGGAGCAAACAGGTTTAAGAAGTAATTATAACGTAAATGTTTCTGGAGGTGGTGATAAGCACCAGGTATTTTTCTCGGCTTCCTATCTAGATGAAGAAGGATATGTAGTTACCACAGGATATAACCGTTTAACAGCGCGTTTGAATGCAGAATTTGAAGTTAAGGAATGGTTAACTATGGGAGGTAGTACCAATGTTACAATTGCTGAATCCCAAGGCCCAACTTCTGCGGGAACGGGTAGTATTGTTAATCCATTTGGATTTGCCAAGAACATTGGTTCAATTTATCCAGTTTACATAAATGATCTAAATGGTAATTTGGTATTAGATGCGGCTGGTGATCCAATTTTTGATAATGGTGAAGGTTACCCAGAATACAATATTGGCTCAAGACCAATTAGCCAAGGACGCCATGCTCTGCAGGAGTTATTTCTAAACAATGAAACTACTAGAAATAATACCTATGGATTTAGATATTTTGCAGATTTCAAGATTTTAGAAGGTCTTAATTTTAGATTAAATTATGGTAGGGATATTAATGAAGGTCTAAGTAAAGAATATGAAAATAATATTATTGGTGATGCACAACCTACCGGTCGTTATAGTGAGGTGAGATCTAGAAGGGAAACTAGAAACTTCAATCAAATCTTAACTTATACCAAAAGTTTTAATGATGTTCATAACGTTGACATTACCGCAGGTCATGAAAGCTTTGACAGAAGATTTTCCTCATTTAATGGTTTGGCAATCGAACAAACAGCAGAAGGGATTTACGAATTTGACAATTTCGCCACCCCTGTAAGGCTTGAAGGTTCTACAACTAATTACACCTTAGAAGGATTTTTCTTGAGATTGAATTACAATTACAATAATAAATATTATTTAACTGGTTCTGTAAGAAGAGATGGTTCTTCTGTATTTAGTCCAGATTCAAGATGGGGTACATTTTATTCGGTTGGAGCATCCTGGAGGATAGATCAAGAGAGCTTTATGCAAAATGTGTCCTTCATTGATAGATTAAAAGTTAGAGCCTCGTATGGAGAAGTAGGAAATGATCAATTAGGAGACTTTTTCTTGTCCCAGCCTAGGTATTCCTTGATTTCAAATGCGGGTAATCCTGCAATATATTGGAGCGAAATAGGCAATGGAGCATTACAATGGGAAACTTTGGAAACTTGGGATGTGGCCTTAGAATTTGCATTGTTTAATAATTTCCTTGAAGGGTCAGTTGAATATTATAAAAAGAACAGTTCAGATCTATTATATGATTTGCCAATCCCACTCAGTAATGGTTTAAATTCTTACCCTGCTAATGTTGGTGATATGTATAACTCTGGTTGGGAGCTTGGTTTAACCGGACATTTGATTAATAAAAACGATTTCACTTGGGATCTTGCTTTACAAGCTTCCACATTTAAAAATGAAATTACATACCTCCCAGATCCATTTGTAAATGGTTCTAAAAGGTGGGATGTAGGTAGATCTAGATTTGATTATTATATCCTTCATACTGCCGGGGTTGACCCAGCAACAGGGGATCAGCTATTTTTAATGTTCGAATTAGATGATGATGGTAATAGTGTTCCTGTATTAGATGCAAATGGGGTTCAAGAAACAACTAATGATTGGGAAGATACTGAAAGAGCCTATACTGGTGATAGCTCAATACCAGATGTTCTTGGTTCAGTTTCTAACCGATTTAGTTATAAAGGCCTTACACTAGATTTTCTTATTACCTATGGTATTGGTGGAAAATTCCTAGATAATGGTTATTCTGCAATGATGCATAGCGGAAATTATGGGAATTCGTTACATCCAGATATTTTGAATGCTTGGCGTCAACCTGGAGACGTTACTTCAGTGCCAAGAATGCAAAACGGAACTGCAGATTTAGTGAGAACCCAATCGACCCGCTTTTTAACTGATGCATCTTTTTGGACTCTAAAGAATGTCAGCCTAGGTTATAACTTCCAAAGAGGATTTACTGAAAAAATAGGGGTAGATTTATTGAGGCTGTCTTTAACAGGAGAGAATCTGTTTGTAAAGAGTAAAAGAGATGGTTTAGACCCTCAATACAGTTTAGCTGGTACACCTGCAGGAAACGACTTTAATCCTTCAAGGACTATTTCAGTTGGATTAAATGTATCATTATAA
- the lipB gene encoding lipoyl(octanoyl) transferase LipB — protein sequence MNKAVAVNDLGLKDYKETWDFQEKLFKSIVDTKIGNRNSLEPQPTNNHFLFVEHPHVYTLGKSGDISNMLLNEKQLEEKGATFYKINRGGDITYHGPGQIVGYPILDLENFFTDIHKYLRLLEEMIILTLAEYGLKAERSNGETGVWLDVGTPFVRKICAMGVRASRWVTMHGFALNVNANLGYFDNIVPCGIRGKAVTSMHVELGQDLDIEEVKEKLLGHFQILFEAELKIEPASIKH from the coding sequence ATGAATAAGGCAGTTGCAGTAAATGACCTTGGGCTAAAGGATTATAAAGAAACTTGGGATTTCCAAGAGAAGCTTTTTAAAAGCATTGTCGATACCAAAATTGGCAATAGAAATTCATTGGAGCCACAACCTACAAATAATCACTTCCTGTTTGTGGAACATCCGCATGTTTACACTTTAGGTAAAAGCGGTGATATCTCTAATATGCTATTAAATGAAAAACAATTAGAGGAAAAAGGAGCGACCTTTTACAAAATAAATCGCGGTGGTGATATCACCTATCATGGGCCTGGACAAATTGTGGGGTATCCAATTTTGGATTTGGAAAATTTTTTTACAGACATTCATAAATATTTAAGATTGCTAGAAGAAATGATCATTTTAACCTTGGCTGAATACGGGTTGAAGGCAGAACGGAGTAATGGTGAAACTGGGGTATGGTTAGATGTTGGCACTCCTTTTGTCCGTAAAATATGCGCCATGGGTGTCAGGGCGAGTAGATGGGTGACAATGCATGGATTTGCATTGAACGTTAATGCCAACCTTGGCTATTTTGATAATATAGTGCCTTGCGGCATTAGGGGCAAAGCAGTTACTTCCATGCATGTTGAATTAGGCCAAGATCTGGACATAGAAGAAGTGAAAGAAAAACTTTTAGGGCATTTCCAAATTTTGTTTGAGGCTGAACTGAAAATAGAACCTGCTTCAATTAAGCATTAA